Proteins from a genomic interval of Coccinella septempunctata chromosome 2, icCocSept1.1, whole genome shotgun sequence:
- the LOC123308544 gene encoding RE1-silencing transcription factor B-like isoform X1, which translates to MDRGECCNNTEENVHFSYDDERLEEKFEVINVIDQFIDGERIHERELYIIKNEENNSNCLLAQVNANPLSPDEKKMPQINNSDPAQLKHECRKSHMECNAAGEENHFENHIQCDYAFCLEGREKLHVKSIHSKINEYKCHLCGFVTNRKSSIRRHIHAVHLNIKKLKCHLCEYATNDKRYLDSHVKVVHLKVDEKVKMYECHLCEYTAKAKKNLGRHIKSVHLRIRDHKCHLCDYAGSEKGDLKRHVKSVHLGTKDHKCHLCEFATSNKSRLRLHVKSVHLRIRDLKCHLCEYATGNKAQLESHIKSVHLKIKDHTCHLCEYAVNVKRDLEKHVKTVHLRIKDHK; encoded by the exons ATGGATAGGGGTGAATGCTGTAATAATACCGAAGAAAATGTACATTTTTCCTATGATGA TGAAAGGTTAGAGGAAAAATTCGAAGTTATCAACGTTATTGACCAATTTATAGATGGAGAAAGAATTCATGAAAGAGAACTATATATAATCAAGAATGAAGAAAATAACTCAAATTGCTTACTTGCACAAGTCAATGCAAATCCATTATCACCTGACGAGAAGAAAATGCCGCAGATCAATAACTCTGATCCTGCCCAATTGAAACATGAATGTCGAAAAAGTCATATGGAATGTAATGCTGCAGGTGAAGAAAATCATTTTGAGAACCATATACAATGTGATTATGCTTTCTGTCTTGAAGGTCGCGAGAAACTACATGTGAAATCTATTCATTCGAAAATTAACGAAtacaagtgtcatctatgtggGTTTGTTACAAATAGAAAAAGTAGTATTCGAAGGCACATCCACGCTGTTCATTTAAATATCAAGAAACTcaagtgtcacttatgtgaatatgctacAAATGATAAAAGGTACCTTGACTCACATGTAAAAGTTGTTCATTTGAAAGTTGATGAAAAAGTCAAGATGTATGAGTGCCACTTGTGTGAGTATACGGCGAAGGCCAAGAAGAACCTTGGAAGACAtataaaatctgttcatttgagaATTAGGGATCACAAATGTCACTTGTGTGATTATGCTGGAAGTGAAAAAGGGGACCTTAAAAGACAtgtaaaatctgttcatttagGTACTAAGGATCACAAGTGTCACTTGTGCGAATTTGCTACAAGTAATAAATCACGACTTAGATTACAtgtgaaatctgttcatttgagaATAAGGGATCTTAAATGCCACTTGTGTGAATATGCTACAGGTAACAAAGCACAACTTGAATCACATATAAAATCtgtccatttgaaaattaaagatCACACGTGCCACTTGTGTGAATATGCTGTGAATGTTAAAAGGGACCTTGAAAAACATGTAAAAACCGTTCATTTGAGAATTAAGGATCACAAATGA
- the LOC123308544 gene encoding RE1-silencing transcription factor B-like isoform X3, which produces MDRGECCNNTEENVHFSYDDERLEEKFEVINVIDQFIDGERIHERELYIIKNEENNSNCLLAQVNANPLSPDEKKMPQINNSDPAQLKHECRKSHMECNAAGREKLHVKSIHSKINEYKCHLCGFVTNRKSSIRRHIHAVHLNIKKLKCHLCEYATNDKRYLDSHVKVVHLKVDEKVKMYECHLCEYTAKAKKNLGRHIKSVHLRIRDHKCHLCDYAGSEKGDLKRHVKSVHLGTKDHKCHLCEFATSNKSRLRLHVKSVHLRIRDLKCHLCEYATGNKAQLESHIKSVHLKIKDHTCHLCEYAVNVKRDLEKHVKTVHLRIKDHK; this is translated from the exons ATGGATAGGGGTGAATGCTGTAATAATACCGAAGAAAATGTACATTTTTCCTATGATGA TGAAAGGTTAGAGGAAAAATTCGAAGTTATCAACGTTATTGACCAATTTATAGATGGAGAAAGAATTCATGAAAGAGAACTATATATAATCAAGAATGAAGAAAATAACTCAAATTGCTTACTTGCACAAGTCAATGCAAATCCATTATCACCTGACGAGAAGAAAATGCCGCAGATCAATAACTCTGATCCTGCCCAATTGAAACATGAATGTCGAAAAAGTCATATGGAATGTAATGCTGCAG GTCGCGAGAAACTACATGTGAAATCTATTCATTCGAAAATTAACGAAtacaagtgtcatctatgtggGTTTGTTACAAATAGAAAAAGTAGTATTCGAAGGCACATCCACGCTGTTCATTTAAATATCAAGAAACTcaagtgtcacttatgtgaatatgctacAAATGATAAAAGGTACCTTGACTCACATGTAAAAGTTGTTCATTTGAAAGTTGATGAAAAAGTCAAGATGTATGAGTGCCACTTGTGTGAGTATACGGCGAAGGCCAAGAAGAACCTTGGAAGACAtataaaatctgttcatttgagaATTAGGGATCACAAATGTCACTTGTGTGATTATGCTGGAAGTGAAAAAGGGGACCTTAAAAGACAtgtaaaatctgttcatttagGTACTAAGGATCACAAGTGTCACTTGTGCGAATTTGCTACAAGTAATAAATCACGACTTAGATTACAtgtgaaatctgttcatttgagaATAAGGGATCTTAAATGCCACTTGTGTGAATATGCTACAGGTAACAAAGCACAACTTGAATCACATATAAAATCtgtccatttgaaaattaaagatCACACGTGCCACTTGTGTGAATATGCTGTGAATGTTAAAAGGGACCTTGAAAAACATGTAAAAACCGTTCATTTGAGAATTAAGGATCACAAATGA
- the LOC123308524 gene encoding zinc finger protein 845-like isoform X1 gives MGDHRISIEETFIDDVKLEEKLGVIDIVEQFLDEDGIHERKEYLVKNEGIISREDDANLLTQGISSRVVDPPRNNSEPVLLEQNELHECQMGNLGIHLKAKENKCRICQYCTSGKDHLKVHFDNAHSDIKDHKCHYAASSKSNLDRHTKTVDLNVKKYKCHLCEYATAVKGSLKVHIEGVHLNVKKYKCHLCEYAAAFKGNLETHIEGIHLKNKKHKCHICDNAFSLKGSLDRHIKLVHLNVKKFKCHLCEFATAVKGSLKVHIEGVHLNVKKYKCHLCEYAAVVKGSLKVHIEGVHLNVKKYKCHLCEYAAAFKGNLETHIEGIHLKNKKHKCHICDNAFSLKGSLDRHIKLVHLNVKKYKCQLCDYATAVKGSLEVHMEGVHLNVKKYKCHLCEYAAALKRSLRVHIEGVHLNVKKYKCHLCEYAAALKRSLRVHIEAVHLNIKKYKCHLCEYAATEKRSLDRHIESIHLNVKKYECHLCEFATAVKGSLKVHIEGIHLNNKKHKCHMCDYASYLKSHLHRHIKLVHLNVKKYKCDICEYATAVKKSLKEHVDSVHLNEK, from the exons ATGGGTGATCATCGTATAAGTATTGAAGAAACATTTATTGATGA tgtaAAGTTAGAAGAAAAATTAGGAGTTATTGACATTGTCGAACAATTTCTGGATGAAGATGGGATTCATGAAAGAAAAGAATATTTAGTCAAGAATGAAGGAATTATCTCAAGAGAAGACGATGCAAATCTATTAACTCAAGGAATTTCTTCTCGAGTTGTAGATCCACCGAGGAATAACTCTGAACCGGTCCTTCTGGAGCAGAATGAACTTCATGAATGTCAGATGGGTAACCTTGGAATTCATCTGAAAGCTAAAGAAAACAAGTGTCGTATATGCCAGTATTGCACAAGTGGAAAGGACCACCTAAAAGTCCATTTCGACAATGCTCATTCAGATATCAAGGATCATAAGTGCCACTATGCTGCTAGTTCGAAAAGTAACCTTGACAGACATACAAAGACGGTtgatttaaatgtcaaaaaatacaaatgtcacttatgtgaatatgccaCTGCTGTTAAAGGAAGCCTTAAAGTACATATAGAGGGGGttcatttaaatgtcaaaaaataCAAATGTCACTTATGCGAATATGCCGCTGCTTTTAAAGGAAACCTCGAAACACATATAGAGGGGATTCATTTAAAAAACAAGAAACACAAGTGCCACATATGCGATAATGCCTTTAGTTTGAAAGGTAGCCTTGACAGACATATAAAGTTGGttcatttaaatgtcaaaaaattcaaatgtcacttatgtgaattcGCCACTGCTGTTAAAGGAAGCCTTAAAGTACATATAGAGGGGGttcatttaaatgtcaaaaaatacaaatgtcacttatgtgaatatgccgCTGTTGTAAAAGGAAGCCTTAAAGTACATATAGAGGGGGttcatttaaatgtcaaaaaataCAAATGTCACTTATGCGAATATGCCGCTGCTTTTAAAGGAAACCTCGAAACACATATAGAGGGGATTCATTTAAAAAACAAGAAACACAAGTGCCACATATGCGATAATGCCTTTAGTTTGAAAGGTAGCCTTGACAGACATATAAAGTTGGTTCATTTGAATGTCAAAAAATACAAATGTCAATTGTGTGATTATGCCACTGCTGTTAAAGGAAGCCTTGAAGTACATATGGAGGGGGttcatttaaatgtcaaaaaatacaaatgtcacttatgtgaatatgccgCTGCTCTTAAAAGAAGCCTTAGAGTACATATAGAGGGGGTTCatttaaatgtaaaaaaatacaaatgtcacttatgtgaatatgccgCTGCTCTTAAAAGAAGCCTTAGAGTACATATAGAGGCGGTTCAtttaaatatcaaaaaatacaaATGTCACTTGTGTGAATATGCCGCTACTGAAAAAAGAAGCCTTGACAGACATATAGAGTCAAttcatttaaatgtcaaaaaatacgaatgtcacttatgtgaatttgCCACTGCTGTTAAAGGAAGCCTCAAAGTACATATAGAGGGGATTCATTTAAATAACAAGAAACACAAGTGTCATATGTGCGATTATGCTTCTTATTTGAAAAGTCACCTTCACAGACATATAAAGTTGGTTCatttaaatgtaaaaaaatacaaatgtgACATATGTGAATATGCCACTGCTGTGAAAAAAAGCCTAAAAGAACATGTAGATTCAGTtcatttaaatgaaaaataa
- the LOC123308544 gene encoding RE1-silencing transcription factor-like isoform X2 has translation MGSKWIGVNAVIIPKKMYIFPMMNGERIHERELYIIKNEENNSNCLLAQVNANPLSPDEKKMPQINNSDPAQLKHECRKSHMECNAAGEENHFENHIQCDYAFCLEGREKLHVKSIHSKINEYKCHLCGFVTNRKSSIRRHIHAVHLNIKKLKCHLCEYATNDKRYLDSHVKVVHLKVDEKVKMYECHLCEYTAKAKKNLGRHIKSVHLRIRDHKCHLCDYAGSEKGDLKRHVKSVHLGTKDHKCHLCEFATSNKSRLRLHVKSVHLRIRDLKCHLCEYATGNKAQLESHIKSVHLKIKDHTCHLCEYAVNVKRDLEKHVKTVHLRIKDHK, from the exons ATGGGGTCAAAATGGATAGGGGTGAATGCTGTAATAATACCGAAGAAAATGTACATTTTTCCTATGATGA ATGGAGAAAGAATTCATGAAAGAGAACTATATATAATCAAGAATGAAGAAAATAACTCAAATTGCTTACTTGCACAAGTCAATGCAAATCCATTATCACCTGACGAGAAGAAAATGCCGCAGATCAATAACTCTGATCCTGCCCAATTGAAACATGAATGTCGAAAAAGTCATATGGAATGTAATGCTGCAGGTGAAGAAAATCATTTTGAGAACCATATACAATGTGATTATGCTTTCTGTCTTGAAGGTCGCGAGAAACTACATGTGAAATCTATTCATTCGAAAATTAACGAAtacaagtgtcatctatgtggGTTTGTTACAAATAGAAAAAGTAGTATTCGAAGGCACATCCACGCTGTTCATTTAAATATCAAGAAACTcaagtgtcacttatgtgaatatgctacAAATGATAAAAGGTACCTTGACTCACATGTAAAAGTTGTTCATTTGAAAGTTGATGAAAAAGTCAAGATGTATGAGTGCCACTTGTGTGAGTATACGGCGAAGGCCAAGAAGAACCTTGGAAGACAtataaaatctgttcatttgagaATTAGGGATCACAAATGTCACTTGTGTGATTATGCTGGAAGTGAAAAAGGGGACCTTAAAAGACAtgtaaaatctgttcatttagGTACTAAGGATCACAAGTGTCACTTGTGCGAATTTGCTACAAGTAATAAATCACGACTTAGATTACAtgtgaaatctgttcatttgagaATAAGGGATCTTAAATGCCACTTGTGTGAATATGCTACAGGTAACAAAGCACAACTTGAATCACATATAAAATCtgtccatttgaaaattaaagatCACACGTGCCACTTGTGTGAATATGCTGTGAATGTTAAAAGGGACCTTGAAAAACATGTAAAAACCGTTCATTTGAGAATTAAGGATCACAAATGA
- the LOC123308524 gene encoding zinc finger protein 808-like isoform X2: MGDHRISIEETFIDDVKLEEKLGVIDIVEQFLDEDGIHERKEYLVKNEGIISREDDANLLTQGISSRVVDPPRNNSEPVLLEQNELHECQMGNLGIHLKAKENKCRICQYCTSGKDHLKVHFDNAHSDIKDHKCHYAASSKSNLDRHTKTVDLNVKKYKCHLCEYATAVKGSLKVHIEGVHLNVKKYKCHLCEYAAAFKGNLETHIEGIHLKNKKHKCHICDNAFSLKGSLDRHIKLVHLNVKKFKCHLCEFATAVKGSLKVHIEGVHLNVKKYKCHLCEYAAVVKGSLKVHIEGVHLNVKKYKCHLCEYAAAFKGNLETHIEGIHLKNKKHKCHICDNAFSLKGSLDRHIKLVHLNVKKYKCQLCDYATAVKGSLEVHMEGVHLNVKKYKCHLCEYAAALKRSLRVHIEGVHLNVKKYKCHLCEYAAALKRSLRVHIEAVHLNIKKYKCHLCEYAATEKRSLDRHIESIHLNVKKYECHLCEFATAIKGSLKVHIEGIHLNNKKHKCHMCDYASYLKSHRDRHIKLVHLNVKKYKCDICEYATAAKKSLKEHVDSVHLNEK, translated from the exons ATGGGTGATCATCGTATAAGTATTGAAGAAACATTTATTGATGA tgtaAAGTTAGAAGAAAAATTAGGAGTTATTGACATTGTCGAACAATTTCTGGATGAAGATGGGATTCATGAAAGAAAAGAATATTTAGTCAAGAATGAAGGAATTATCTCAAGAGAAGACGATGCAAATCTATTAACTCAAGGAATTTCTTCTCGAGTTGTAGATCCACCGAGGAATAACTCTGAACCGGTCCTTCTGGAGCAGAATGAACTTCATGAATGTCAGATGGGTAACCTTGGAATTCATCTGAAAGCTAAAGAAAACAAGTGTCGTATATGCCAGTATTGCACAAGTGGAAAGGACCACCTAAAAGTCCATTTCGACAATGCTCATTCAGATATCAAGGATCATAAGTGCCACTATGCTGCTAGTTCGAAAAGTAACCTTGACAGACATACAAAGACGGTtgatttaaatgtcaaaaaatacaaatgtcacttatgtgaatatgccaCTGCTGTTAAAGGAAGCCTTAAAGTACATATAGAGGGGGttcatttaaatgtcaaaaaataCAAATGTCACTTATGCGAATATGCCGCTGCTTTTAAAGGAAACCTCGAAACACATATAGAGGGGATTCATTTAAAAAACAAGAAACACAAGTGCCACATATGCGATAATGCCTTTAGTTTGAAAGGTAGCCTTGACAGACATATAAAGTTGGttcatttaaatgtcaaaaaattcaaatgtcacttatgtgaattcGCCACTGCTGTTAAAGGAAGCCTTAAAGTACATATAGAGGGGGttcatttaaatgtcaaaaaatacaaatgtcacttatgtgaatatgccgCTGTTGTAAAAGGAAGCCTTAAAGTACATATAGAGGGGGttcatttaaatgtcaaaaaataCAAATGTCACTTATGCGAATATGCCGCTGCTTTTAAAGGAAACCTCGAAACACATATAGAGGGGATTCATTTAAAAAACAAGAAACACAAGTGCCACATATGCGATAATGCCTTTAGTTTGAAAGGTAGCCTTGACAGACATATAAAGTTGGTTCATTTGAATGTCAAAAAATACAAATGTCAATTGTGTGATTATGCCACTGCTGTTAAAGGAAGCCTTGAAGTACATATGGAGGGGGttcatttaaatgtcaaaaaatacaaatgtcacttatgtgaatatgccgCTGCTCTTAAAAGAAGCCTTAGAGTACATATAGAGGGGGTTCatttaaatgtaaaaaaatacaaatgtcacttatgtgaatatgccgCTGCTCTTAAAAGAAGCCTTAGAGTACATATAGAG GCGGTTCAtttaaatatcaaaaaatacaaatgtcacttatgtgaatatgccgCTACTGAAAAAAGAAGCCTTGACAGACATATAGAGTCAAttcatttaaatgtcaaaaaatacgaatgtcacttatgtgaatttgCCACTGCTATTAAAGGAAGCCTCAAAGTACATATAGAGGGGATTCATTTAAATAACAAGAAACACAAGTGTCATATGTGCGATTATGCTTCTTATTTAAAAAGTCACCGTGACAGACATATAAAGTTGGTTCatttaaatgtaaaaaaatacaaatgtgACATATGTGAATATGCCACTGCTGCGAAAAAAAGCCTAAAAGAACATGTAGATTCAGTtcatttaaatgaaaaataa
- the LOC123308530 gene encoding LOW QUALITY PROTEIN: elongation factor-like GTPase 1 (The sequence of the model RefSeq protein was modified relative to this genomic sequence to represent the inferred CDS: deleted 2 bases in 1 codon; substituted 1 base at 1 genomic stop codon) gives MATMAQRKSNISLCMKYPKCIRNICILAHIDHGKTTVADSLLGTNGIITRRSAGSLRYLDDRLDEQERKITMKSSGVSLMNPVYCDVTKTEKLMLLNMIDTPGHIDFSSEVTTAVRVSDGAIILVDVVEGVCVQTRESIKQAFEQKAKMLLLLNKLDKLFVNKDVYQIFIRISQIIEDCNSAVAQLYQYTGISEVDIENTDLLFQPEKGNVIFASAIHGWGFTLKQIAAMFTSMLPGETVESLNKKLWDFDLYIDAKSKAIKKGAIQKAKMNVFTQLCLKTLKYVYATIVVQEDKEKVNVILEKLGIKEMTKDMKHRDPKIQIKSIXETWKSLAQTILQQCLNVFPAQCDIPSEKIEYLVNKSVLCEDPYLNECKDELISHLKNCASDDEAPVVLYVSKMFCVNKSDLSQYQTRSIILEELSRVRKKALKNGEKVEEEKDIVTVAFARVFSGNLKEGQEVYVLHRGYKPDKTKIEENVWSFIAENKYITKIRVKQLYVLIGRNHHDFEKSVRRGRKEKR, from the exons ATGGCGACGATGGCCCAGCGCAAAAGTAATATCAGTTTGTGTATGAAATACCCGAAATGTATAAGAAACATATGTATCCTTGCTCACATAGACCACGGCAAAACTACTGTTGCAGACTCTCTTCTTGGAACCAACGGCATAATAACCAGACGTTCAGCCGGTTCCTTGAGATATTTGGACGATCGATTGGATGAGCAAGAACGTAAGATTACGATGAAAAGCAGTGGGGTATCTCTTATGAATCCAGTGTATTGTGATGttaccaaaactgaaaaattaatgTTGTTGAATATGATCGACACTCCTGGACATATAGATTTCTCATCAGAAGTGACGACAGCTGTAAGAGTAAGTGACGGAGCTATTATATTAGTGGACGTTGTTGaaggt gtgtgtgtgcaaaCTAGAGAATCGATAAAGCAAGCTTTTGAACAGAAAGCTAAAATGCTTCTTTTACTCAATAAATTAGATAAGCTTTTCGTGAACAAAGACGTGTACCAAATTTTCATCAGGATTTCCCAAATTATCGAAGACTGCAATTCTGCAGTCGCTCAGTTGTATCAGTATACAGGAATAAGTGAAGTTGATATCGAAAATACCGATCTGCTTTTCCAACCGGAAAAGGGAAATGTTATTTTTGCCAGTGCAATACATGGATGGGGATTCACTTTGAAACAAATAGCAGCAATGTTCACCAGTATGCTTCCTGGTGAAACTGTTGAATCGTTGAACAAAAAACTATGGGATTTCGATCTGTATATTGATGCAAAGAGTAAAGCGATAAAGAAAGGTGCTATACAAAAGGCAAAAATGAATGTATTTACTCAGTTATGTTTGAAAACACTCAAATATGTTTATGCAACAATAGTAGTTCAAGAGGATAAGGAAAAAGTAAATGTCATTTTGGAGAAACTGGGTATTAAAGAAATGACTAAAGATATGAAGCACAGAGATCCCAAAATACAAATTAAATCTATTTAAGAGACTTGGAAATCATTAGCACAAACGATACTCCAACAGTGCCTCAATGTTTTTCCAGCCCAATGTGacattccatcagaaaaaatcgaatatttgGTAAACAAAAGTGTTCTCTGTGAAGATCCCTACTTGAACGAATGCAAAGATGAACTGATATCCCATTTAAAAAATTGTGCTTCCGATGATGAGGCCCCTGTTGTGTTGTATGTTTCTAAAATGTTCTGTGTGAATAAGTCTGATTTATCGCAATACCAAACTAGGTCAATAATATTGGAAGAATTAAGCAGAGTGAGAAAAAAAGCAttgaaaaatggtgaaaaagtCGAAGAGGAGAAAGATATTGTTACCGTAGCTTTTGCCAGAGTATTCAGTGGAAATTTGAAGGAGGGGCAAGAAGTTTATGTTCTACATCGTGGTTATAAGCCTGACAAGACTAAAATAGAAGAGAATGTTTGGAGTTTTATTGCGGAAAACAAATATATAACAAAAATCAGGGTGAAACAACTTTACGTGTTGATTGGAAGAAATCACCATGATTTTGAAAAGAGTGTACGACGTGGTCGAAAAGAGAAACGGTAA